A region of Paenibacillus sp. JNUCC-31 DNA encodes the following proteins:
- the secF gene encoding protein translocase subunit SecF, whose protein sequence is MRFNWNFDYVKGSKIAYTFSIILTIAGIISILALGLNYAVDFRSGSNVDITVSKAITTEQIKPIVTELGVDANDVHITPGADRVNVRFSNVLDETQESKFKQEFTKLDSTASYEVNTVDPEMAKELERNAIYAVLIASIGIMIYVAIRFEWRFGLAAVIALFHDAFVVISVFSIFRLEVNLTFITAVLTIVGFSINDTIVIFDRIRENMRFAKKTTKADLREVVNRSLAQTMTRSLNTTFTVFVASLCLFIFGGESIRMFSLAMVIGTLFGAYSSIYIAAPLWLVLKGKQTEKPKAAVKASN, encoded by the coding sequence GTGCGCTTTAATTGGAATTTTGATTATGTTAAGGGCAGTAAAATTGCCTACACTTTTTCCATCATTTTGACGATTGCAGGTATTATCAGTATTTTGGCCCTTGGTTTGAATTATGCAGTTGATTTCCGCTCGGGTTCAAATGTGGATATTACGGTATCCAAAGCAATCACGACAGAACAAATTAAGCCGATTGTGACTGAGCTTGGCGTTGACGCAAACGATGTTCATATTACACCTGGCGCTGATCGGGTTAACGTCCGTTTTTCAAACGTACTGGATGAAACTCAGGAAAGTAAATTCAAACAAGAATTCACCAAGCTGGATTCAACCGCTTCTTATGAAGTCAACACGGTTGACCCGGAGATGGCTAAAGAACTGGAACGTAATGCCATATACGCGGTTCTCATCGCGAGTATCGGAATTATGATCTACGTGGCTATTCGATTTGAATGGCGGTTTGGCTTGGCAGCGGTCATTGCGCTTTTCCATGATGCGTTTGTAGTCATTAGTGTATTCTCGATATTCCGTCTGGAAGTGAATCTGACCTTCATTACGGCTGTACTGACCATTGTCGGGTTCTCGATCAATGATACCATCGTTATCTTTGACCGGATTCGTGAGAATATGCGTTTTGCCAAAAAGACTACGAAAGCCGATTTGCGTGAAGTAGTCAACCGCAGTTTGGCGCAAACGATGACACGTTCCCTGAATACAACATTCACCGTGTTTGTCGCTTCGCTCTGCTTGTTTATTTTTGGTGGAGAATCCATTCGCATGTTCTCACTTGCCATGGTCATCGGAACGTTGTTCGGTGCATATTCTTCCATCTACATCGCCGCTCCGTTGTGGCTGGTACTCAAAGGTAAACAAACAGAAAAACCTAAAGCAGCTGTCAAAGCATCCAACTAA
- the secD gene encoding protein translocase subunit SecD codes for MKRIVSFILVVLVTAGVMLGTSPGLLKNIRLGLDLKGGYEILYEAEPLEQGQEVTKASLVQTAKSLESRANALGTSEPEVTTEGTNRIRLKLAGVTDEAEVRAKMKEPAVMTFRSKAKNDKEGEYTKIELRGNEFVENGAKVVFNQLNEPMIDIQVKDKAKFAEVTKRLIGQPLAIYLDDQLLSAPTVQQQLSDGSAQITGNYSREEANQLRDTINLGALPLKLTEKYSQSVGATLGKLSLDQTIKAGLIGSIIILVFMIGLYRIPGIIASFALITHTWLVLAIFYMGEFVLTLPGIAAFILGIGMAVDANIITYERIKEEMRSGKSILSSVRAGGKSSFRTIIDSNITTIIAAAVMFFMGTGAVKGFALVLIFDIVTSIITNIFFSRFLLTLLVRANVLKKPKYFGVKESEIRAL; via the coding sequence ATGAAAAGAATCGTCAGTTTCATTCTGGTCGTGCTTGTGACCGCAGGAGTAATGTTGGGCACAAGTCCAGGGCTGCTAAAAAATATACGCTTGGGCCTTGATTTAAAAGGAGGCTACGAGATCCTATATGAAGCAGAGCCACTGGAGCAAGGACAGGAAGTCACCAAAGCATCTTTGGTGCAAACAGCAAAAAGTCTGGAGAGCCGTGCCAATGCGCTCGGAACAAGCGAGCCGGAAGTAACAACTGAAGGAACGAACCGGATCCGTTTGAAGCTGGCCGGGGTTACCGACGAGGCTGAGGTTAGAGCCAAAATGAAAGAACCTGCTGTCATGACCTTCCGCAGTAAAGCTAAGAATGACAAAGAAGGCGAATACACCAAAATCGAGCTTCGGGGAAATGAGTTCGTGGAGAATGGCGCCAAAGTGGTATTCAACCAACTGAACGAGCCGATGATCGACATCCAGGTTAAAGACAAAGCCAAGTTTGCTGAAGTCACCAAACGCTTGATTGGACAACCATTGGCCATCTATCTGGATGATCAATTGCTGTCAGCTCCAACCGTACAGCAGCAGCTGAGTGATGGCTCAGCGCAGATTACGGGTAATTACTCTCGTGAGGAAGCCAATCAGCTTCGTGATACCATTAATTTGGGTGCGTTGCCGTTGAAACTGACAGAGAAGTACTCTCAAAGCGTTGGTGCAACGCTGGGTAAACTATCTCTGGACCAGACGATTAAAGCGGGATTGATTGGTTCCATTATTATCTTGGTGTTCATGATTGGTTTGTATCGTATTCCTGGGATTATTGCGAGCTTTGCCTTGATTACGCATACGTGGCTAGTACTTGCAATCTTCTATATGGGAGAATTCGTACTTACTCTTCCAGGGATCGCGGCATTTATCCTTGGTATAGGTATGGCTGTGGATGCCAACATCATTACGTACGAGCGGATCAAAGAAGAAATGCGGAGCGGCAAGTCGATATTGTCTTCGGTTAGAGCAGGTGGTAAGAGCTCGTTCCGTACCATCATTGACTCCAACATTACAACAATCATTGCTGCGGCAGTTATGTTCTTCATGGGTACAGGTGCGGTTAAAGGTTTCGCACTGGTACTGATTTTTGACATCGTGACCAGCATTATCACGAATATTTTCTTCTCCCGCTTCCTGTTGACCCTGCTTGTGCGGGCTAACGTATTGAAGAAGCCTAAGTACTTCGGAGTGAAGGAGAGTGAAATTCGTGCGCTTTAA
- a CDS encoding post-transcriptional regulator yields the protein MNDVELEQSIEMLCRSKAEELRLVGYEYVTSKDVWNCVSHKYEKQGIPPLHQLVNDILSLKATSFMNFMTVSAYRGSSF from the coding sequence ATGAATGATGTGGAGTTGGAACAGTCTATAGAGATGCTCTGCCGCAGCAAGGCAGAGGAATTAAGGCTTGTCGGTTACGAATATGTCACCAGCAAAGATGTCTGGAATTGCGTCAGTCATAAATATGAAAAGCAGGGCATTCCACCGCTTCACCAGCTGGTGAACGACATTTTGTCACTGAAAGCAACAAGCTTTATGAACTTTATGACCGTGTCTGCATACCGGGGGTCCTCTTTCTAG
- the spoVB gene encoding stage V sporulation protein B — protein MKKQTFIQGAMILLAAGIINRILGFIPRIALPRVIGAEGVGIYQLSYPFFIVLVTLITGGIPLAVAKLVAEADTGANRYSPQRILQISLSFTLTLGVVFMFLCIIFAPWVTRYVLTDERVYHTFVSMSPMIAIIAVSAVYRGYFQGKQNMMPTAISSIVETIIRIICVIWFAWLLLPQGIAQAAAGAMLGALVGEFFGMLVLLWNYARQKKESGLDSPHSIRTSRIESKSKVLKESTGSEPGLLRRLLAISVPVTAGRLVGSLSYLAETIVTAQSLALAGISKGLATAQYGALQGMIIPLLLLPGALTSSLATSLVPSLSEASAQGDRALIHKRMHQALRLALVTGAPFSVFMYVLAEPMCLMLYNDASIGSMLKLMAPFALFIYIQAPLQAALQALDRPGKALLNTFIGAVIKITLILMLASRPEYGIFGAVIAICVNSTIVTLLHARSVRSLLQFRFKIMDWVKTGTGMVIMGAATLVVYEQTITLLPFWLRMILAPFVGLIVYFIVMGWTKMIDFHDLSRAPIIGSWFKRRSRK, from the coding sequence TTGAAGAAACAGACATTTATCCAGGGAGCCATGATCCTGCTCGCGGCAGGCATTATCAATCGGATTCTGGGCTTCATCCCACGCATTGCGCTGCCACGGGTCATCGGTGCAGAAGGTGTTGGCATCTACCAACTAAGCTACCCCTTTTTCATCGTGCTTGTCACATTAATTACAGGCGGTATCCCACTGGCTGTAGCCAAGCTCGTTGCCGAGGCGGATACAGGTGCCAACCGCTATTCACCCCAGCGAATTCTGCAAATCAGCTTGAGCTTTACACTAACTCTTGGTGTTGTGTTTATGTTTTTGTGTATCATCTTCGCTCCTTGGGTCACTCGTTATGTTCTGACAGATGAGAGAGTATATCATACGTTTGTCAGCATGAGTCCCATGATTGCCATCATCGCCGTATCTGCTGTCTACAGAGGTTATTTTCAGGGTAAACAGAACATGATGCCTACAGCCATTTCATCCATTGTTGAAACCATCATTCGTATAATCTGTGTGATCTGGTTTGCGTGGCTCCTTTTACCCCAGGGTATTGCCCAAGCTGCAGCAGGCGCCATGTTGGGAGCACTTGTCGGTGAATTCTTCGGCATGCTCGTATTATTGTGGAACTATGCTAGACAGAAAAAGGAATCAGGTCTTGATTCACCTCATTCCATTCGGACTTCTCGCATCGAATCCAAGTCGAAAGTGTTAAAGGAGTCAACCGGTTCAGAGCCTGGACTACTACGTCGCTTACTTGCCATTTCGGTTCCCGTTACTGCTGGGAGATTAGTCGGTTCCCTGTCTTATCTGGCTGAGACCATTGTTACCGCACAGAGTCTCGCTCTTGCGGGTATCTCCAAAGGACTCGCTACGGCTCAATATGGTGCGTTACAAGGCATGATAATTCCACTGCTGTTATTACCTGGTGCATTAACGTCCTCTTTAGCCACATCACTTGTGCCTTCATTGTCAGAGGCTTCTGCTCAAGGTGATCGTGCCCTGATTCATAAACGAATGCACCAGGCCTTGCGACTGGCACTCGTAACAGGTGCTCCATTTTCTGTATTTATGTATGTGCTTGCCGAACCGATGTGTCTCATGCTGTACAATGATGCATCGATTGGAAGCATGCTTAAGCTCATGGCTCCTTTTGCTTTGTTTATCTATATCCAGGCTCCACTTCAAGCGGCCCTTCAGGCGCTGGATCGTCCGGGGAAGGCACTGCTCAATACGTTTATTGGTGCGGTTATCAAGATTACGTTAATTTTAATGCTCGCATCCCGGCCGGAATATGGGATTTTTGGAGCGGTCATTGCCATTTGTGTGAACTCCACGATCGTTACTCTTCTACACGCAAGAAGTGTGCGCAGCCTGCTTCAGTTCCGTTTCAAAATCATGGATTGGGTCAAAACAGGGACGGGTATGGTCATCATGGGGGCCGCTACACTTGTTGTTTATGAACAGACTATAACTTTGCTTCCGTTCTGGCTCAGAATGATTCTCGCACCTTTTGTTGGTTTGATCGTTTATTTCATCGTTATGGGGTGGACTAAAATGATTGATTTTCACGATCTTTCCCGTGCTCCCATCATCGGCTCTTGGTTTAAGCGCCGTTCCCGTAAATAA
- a CDS encoding DUF421 domain-containing protein, translated as MYFIVYGAIRLMGKREIGKLSMFDLVVSIMLAEIAAFVIEDTNKPLFHGIVPMLTVLVVQIIMAYLSLKSRKLRLMIDGKPTVLISKGTLHRDEMRKQRYNLDDLLLQLREQNIDSIGEVEFAILETTGKLTVFPKSHPSENGNNAGKDGATNSIQKARREKIDGFQNIKYEGLPLPLIMDGKVQDQNLELIQKTRFWLKNQIQGKGILDFKDVFICSIDHNGKIYVSLKDEK; from the coding sequence ATGTATTTTATCGTTTACGGAGCGATCAGACTGATGGGCAAACGGGAAATTGGGAAGCTGTCCATGTTTGATCTGGTCGTTTCCATTATGCTTGCAGAGATTGCTGCATTTGTGATCGAAGATACCAATAAGCCGTTGTTTCATGGTATCGTACCTATGCTCACAGTACTTGTTGTGCAGATTATCATGGCTTATCTAAGTCTCAAGAGCCGTAAATTACGGCTAATGATTGATGGGAAACCGACGGTCTTGATTTCCAAGGGAACATTGCATCGGGATGAGATGCGCAAGCAGCGATATAATCTGGATGACCTTCTGCTTCAGCTCCGTGAACAGAATATCGACAGCATTGGTGAAGTGGAATTCGCCATTTTGGAGACGACAGGCAAGTTAACCGTATTTCCCAAAAGTCACCCCTCCGAGAATGGCAACAATGCCGGGAAGGATGGAGCTACAAATAGCATACAAAAAGCAAGAAGAGAGAAGATCGATGGTTTCCAAAATATTAAATATGAAGGGCTTCCCCTACCCCTGATCATGGATGGTAAAGTGCAGGACCAGAACCTTGAGCTGATTCAGAAAACACGGTTTTGGCTTAAAAATCAGATTCAGGGAAAGGGCATTCTTGATTTTAAGGATGTATTTATATGCTCCATCGACCATAACGGCAAAATATACGTAAGTTTGAAAGATGAAAAGTAA
- a CDS encoding TIGR04086 family membrane protein, translating to MQLIRRMVSFRMSNPTLSGLCHAFVWMLLGALILSFFLWMTGMREQDLSLYTYVVHGLSLLVGGFISGKRSGERGWYYGGITGIIYGVIVLLIGFLALDASFNWKDSLQLASAFLISALGGIFGVNTRRS from the coding sequence ATGCAGTTGATTCGCCGAATGGTTTCATTTCGAATGTCTAACCCGACTCTTTCCGGCCTCTGTCATGCCTTTGTGTGGATGTTGCTGGGTGCACTGATTCTTTCCTTCTTTCTTTGGATGACTGGAATGCGGGAACAGGACCTTTCTCTGTATACGTACGTAGTTCATGGATTGTCCTTGCTGGTCGGCGGATTTATATCTGGCAAAAGGTCAGGGGAGCGAGGCTGGTACTATGGAGGTATTACCGGAATCATCTATGGAGTTATCGTGTTGCTGATCGGATTTCTGGCACTCGATGCTTCATTCAATTGGAAAGATAGTCTGCAGCTTGCAAGTGCATTCCTGATCTCTGCTCTCGGTGGCATATTCGGGGTCAATACACGCAGATCATAG
- the yajC gene encoding preprotein translocase subunit YajC, which yields MFQGLTATTANAGGGIVSLIVPLVLMVAIFYFLMIRPQNKKQKQRNAMLGQLKKGDKIVTIGGLHGTIAEITDDVVVLRVNDVTKLTFDRNAISSAVARETSVE from the coding sequence ATGTTCCAAGGATTAACAGCTACAACGGCCAATGCGGGCGGAGGAATTGTATCTTTGATCGTACCTTTGGTACTCATGGTTGCAATTTTTTACTTCTTGATGATTCGTCCACAGAACAAAAAGCAGAAACAACGTAACGCAATGCTTGGCCAGTTGAAAAAAGGTGATAAAATTGTTACAATCGGTGGCCTTCACGGTACCATTGCTGAAATCACGGATGACGTGGTTGTATTGCGTGTTAACGATGTAACCAAACTTACATTTGATCGTAATGCGATTAGCAGTGCAGTTGCCCGTGAAACATCGGTTGAATAA
- the tgt gene encoding tRNA guanosine(34) transglycosylase Tgt produces MSAITYEHIKTCKQSGARLGRVHTPHGIIETPTFMPVGTQATVKTMSPEELKEMDAQIILSNTYHLFLRPGHEIIRQAGGLHKFMNWDRPILTDSGGFQVFSLSEMRKITEEGVNFRSHLNGDKKFLSPEVAMEIQNALGSDIMMAFDECPPYPAEYEYVKKSLERTSRWAERCLESHARPNDQGLFAIVQGGMHEDLRRQSAADLTSMDFPGYAIGGLSVGEPKHLMYGVLDYTVPLLPSNKPRYLMGVGSPDALIEGSIRGVDMFDCVLPTRIARNGTTMTSQGRLVVRNAKFATDFGPLDPECDCYTCRNYSRAYLRHLIKADETFGLRLTTIHNLHFLQNLMRNVRKAIMEDRLLDFRDEFFDQYGLHDNDKGF; encoded by the coding sequence ATGTCAGCAATTACGTATGAACATATCAAAACCTGCAAACAATCCGGAGCCCGTCTGGGACGTGTACATACACCTCACGGTATTATTGAGACACCGACCTTCATGCCTGTAGGAACACAGGCGACGGTGAAAACGATGAGTCCCGAAGAGCTGAAAGAGATGGATGCTCAGATCATTCTGAGCAATACGTATCATCTGTTCCTGAGACCGGGACATGAAATTATTCGTCAGGCTGGCGGATTGCACAAATTCATGAATTGGGATCGCCCGATTCTGACTGATAGCGGTGGGTTTCAGGTGTTCTCTCTTAGTGAGATGCGCAAAATTACGGAGGAAGGCGTTAATTTCCGCTCCCATCTTAACGGGGACAAAAAGTTTCTTTCGCCTGAAGTCGCAATGGAGATCCAGAATGCACTGGGCTCCGATATCATGATGGCGTTTGATGAGTGTCCGCCTTATCCGGCTGAGTACGAATATGTGAAAAAATCACTTGAAAGAACAAGCCGCTGGGCAGAACGTTGTCTGGAAAGTCATGCTCGTCCGAATGATCAAGGGTTGTTTGCCATTGTACAGGGAGGCATGCATGAAGATCTTCGCCGTCAGAGCGCAGCAGATTTGACTTCCATGGATTTCCCGGGGTATGCTATTGGTGGACTGAGCGTTGGAGAACCAAAACATTTGATGTATGGTGTATTGGATTATACGGTTCCTTTGTTGCCTTCCAATAAACCACGCTATTTGATGGGTGTAGGTTCACCCGATGCATTGATTGAGGGATCGATTCGCGGAGTGGACATGTTCGATTGTGTTCTGCCTACCCGAATTGCCCGTAACGGAACTACGATGACCAGCCAGGGACGACTGGTAGTTCGTAATGCCAAGTTTGCAACCGATTTTGGGCCACTGGACCCTGAATGTGATTGCTACACTTGTCGTAACTATTCCAGAGCTTATCTGCGTCATTTAATCAAAGCGGATGAAACGTTTGGCTTGCGTTTGACAACCATTCACAATCTTCATTTCTTGCAGAATTTGATGCGCAATGTGCGCAAAGCCATAATGGAAGATCGTCTGCTTGATTTCCGGGATGAATTTTTCGATCAATATGGTCTTCACGACAATGACAAAGGTTTCTGA
- the queA gene encoding tRNA preQ1(34) S-adenosylmethionine ribosyltransferase-isomerase QueA — protein MNVNLYDFELPEQLIAQTPLLDRTASRLLTLNKKSGEVKHHTFPDIIEFLQPGDTLVLNDTRVLPARLFGTKEDTGAKAEVLLLKNVEGDRWEALVKPGKKLKAGSVIVFGDELKAVIDEEGEMGARMLTFSYDGIFQEILDRLGEMPLPPYIKETLDDRERYQTVYAKHEGSAAAPTAGLHFTEELLDRIRDKGVNVAFITLHVGLGTFRPMSVDVVEEHVMHEEYYSLSQETADLINETKKRGNRIYAVGTTSCRTLETVGSKFENGQLQESSGWTKIFIYPGYTFKVIDGMLTNFHLPKSTLVMLVSALAGREHIMQAYEEAIKEQYRFFSFGDAMLIY, from the coding sequence ATGAATGTGAACTTATATGATTTTGAATTACCGGAGCAACTCATTGCACAGACACCATTGCTTGATCGCACGGCGTCCCGGTTACTGACCTTAAATAAGAAAAGCGGTGAAGTTAAACATCACACGTTTCCTGATATTATTGAATTCCTTCAGCCAGGGGATACACTGGTGTTAAACGATACTCGTGTTCTTCCAGCCAGGTTGTTTGGAACCAAAGAGGATACTGGAGCAAAGGCAGAAGTGCTTTTGCTCAAAAACGTGGAAGGCGATCGTTGGGAAGCGCTGGTTAAACCAGGCAAGAAGCTGAAAGCTGGTTCCGTCATCGTTTTTGGCGACGAGCTCAAGGCAGTCATTGATGAAGAAGGCGAAATGGGCGCTCGCATGCTTACGTTCTCCTATGATGGGATTTTTCAGGAGATTCTGGACCGCCTGGGTGAAATGCCTTTGCCCCCTTATATCAAAGAGACATTGGATGACCGGGAAAGGTATCAAACGGTCTATGCGAAACACGAAGGATCGGCTGCTGCCCCAACAGCAGGACTACATTTTACAGAAGAACTGTTGGATCGAATTCGGGACAAGGGCGTTAATGTAGCTTTCATTACCCTCCACGTTGGACTTGGAACTTTCCGGCCGATGTCGGTTGATGTTGTGGAAGAGCATGTCATGCATGAGGAATATTATTCCTTGTCTCAAGAGACGGCGGATCTGATTAATGAAACGAAAAAACGTGGCAACCGTATATATGCGGTAGGGACAACGAGTTGTCGAACACTGGAAACGGTAGGTAGCAAGTTTGAGAATGGACAGTTGCAAGAAAGTAGTGGCTGGACCAAGATCTTTATTTACCCGGGATATACATTCAAAGTGATCGACGGAATGCTTACGAATTTTCATCTCCCGAAATCAACGTTGGTTATGCTGGTCAGTGCGCTGGCGGGTAGAGAGCATATTATGCAGGCATATGAAGAAGCGATTAAGGAGCAATACCGTTTCTTTAGCTTTGGCGATGCTATGCTGATTTATTAA
- a CDS encoding SpoIID/LytB domain-containing protein, translating into MQTKKWSRRLKVLAAALLTVGCLQVPVYAAESDGQMIRVAMFANLGSTYKSTTPLITLESSGTWNIGSESGASITLPAGQIRFTADGFRVKVLETGDFKTAAAAAKLLQATSDKPLLFTTSLSGKTTYQLYTGNYATEELARQAVARVQKVAATQLGGQQPAVTGSKRLSTGTYSSLQEAEATQSSIAGAGFTSYTVLQLSGGTPGYTVWIGEAASDADLSALKNNVEASVPGVRLSPVNSNSAALIIRQDAGLSTDTLKTAPHYTIAGNEAKALVQGDGSGIKVLERSQRTYRGDMEISIVGGDLALVNVVSLEQYLYSVVGAEVYSSWPAEALKVQAVAARSYALQQGERFKIANVVDTTLSQAYNGIGSENDKVTSAVDATAGEVIKSGGKIVEAVFSSNAGGQTAHPSEVWNGGAGVFSNVDSRGDTSAQAGLHTWYHVLLSSGVSGYIREDNVKELTTKTDAGLAKVTVTAQNTNVRPVPLIQSNVEPVAKLNPGNEAVVLAKVPQSNDYAWVRGPFTSAQLVKSLQGKTTTAVPSSISTLEVTKRGPSGRTLEVTANGQPMTVKYGDTYRSALGGLPSTLFDIAGTGSYTVLGADGKTASKTGSQGAAVLSASGTGTSSSNALVVMSAEGQARAVTQGQTFMFIGQGNGHGLGLSQWGAKGMADEGYDYQAILKHYYQNATIVKE; encoded by the coding sequence ATGCAAACTAAAAAGTGGAGTCGGCGTTTAAAGGTATTGGCCGCAGCTTTGTTGACAGTAGGATGCCTACAAGTGCCGGTTTATGCCGCTGAAAGTGACGGGCAGATGATCCGGGTAGCCATGTTTGCGAACCTGGGAAGTACGTATAAATCGACTACACCACTGATTACGCTTGAATCGAGTGGAACTTGGAATATCGGTTCGGAAAGCGGAGCAAGTATAACTCTTCCAGCAGGACAAATTCGTTTCACTGCGGATGGATTCCGCGTAAAAGTGTTGGAAACAGGTGATTTCAAAACGGCGGCAGCAGCTGCAAAATTGTTGCAGGCAACCAGTGACAAGCCATTGTTATTCACAACGTCTCTGAGTGGGAAAACTACTTATCAGCTGTACACAGGGAATTATGCTACAGAAGAGTTAGCTAGACAAGCTGTAGCACGTGTGCAGAAAGTAGCAGCAACTCAACTCGGCGGTCAACAGCCCGCAGTGACGGGCAGCAAACGTCTCTCTACGGGAACATACAGTTCGCTTCAAGAGGCTGAGGCTACGCAGTCTTCCATAGCTGGAGCAGGTTTTACCTCCTATACGGTACTGCAACTGAGTGGTGGTACTCCGGGGTACACGGTATGGATCGGAGAAGCTGCAAGTGATGCAGATTTATCCGCACTGAAAAATAATGTAGAAGCCAGTGTTCCAGGAGTAAGGCTGTCTCCTGTAAATAGTAATAGTGCCGCACTTATAATTCGTCAGGATGCGGGTTTAAGTACCGACACATTAAAGACGGCTCCGCATTACACCATTGCAGGCAATGAAGCCAAGGCATTGGTGCAGGGAGATGGTAGTGGAATCAAGGTGTTGGAACGCTCCCAGCGAACGTATCGCGGAGACATGGAAATTAGCATCGTGGGTGGAGACCTTGCGTTAGTGAATGTAGTTTCACTGGAGCAATACCTGTATTCGGTCGTCGGTGCAGAGGTGTATTCCTCCTGGCCAGCAGAAGCTCTGAAAGTACAGGCTGTTGCTGCACGCTCATATGCACTTCAACAAGGGGAGCGTTTTAAGATTGCTAATGTCGTGGATACCACGCTGAGTCAGGCCTATAACGGCATAGGTTCAGAGAATGACAAAGTCACCAGCGCGGTTGATGCGACTGCTGGAGAAGTCATCAAGAGCGGAGGTAAAATCGTTGAAGCCGTGTTCTCTTCTAATGCAGGAGGACAGACGGCTCATCCGTCCGAGGTATGGAATGGAGGAGCGGGTGTGTTCAGTAATGTGGACAGCCGTGGGGACACATCGGCTCAAGCAGGCTTACATACATGGTATCATGTACTGCTCAGCTCTGGAGTCAGCGGGTACATCCGTGAAGATAATGTAAAGGAACTGACAACCAAAACAGATGCCGGGCTAGCCAAAGTTACGGTTACTGCCCAAAATACGAATGTCCGTCCCGTTCCGTTAATTCAATCCAACGTTGAACCGGTAGCGAAGTTGAATCCAGGCAACGAAGCTGTAGTTCTGGCCAAAGTGCCGCAATCCAATGACTATGCTTGGGTAAGAGGACCATTCACATCAGCCCAGTTGGTTAAATCCCTGCAGGGTAAAACGACTACAGCTGTACCCTCTTCCATCTCAACGCTGGAAGTGACCAAACGAGGGCCTTCCGGAAGAACTCTTGAAGTCACTGCCAACGGGCAGCCCATGACAGTAAAATATGGAGATACGTACCGTTCCGCTTTAGGCGGATTACCGAGCACCTTATTTGATATTGCAGGGACCGGAAGTTATACTGTATTAGGCGCTGACGGCAAAACGGCAAGCAAAACAGGCTCACAGGGTGCTGCTGTGCTATCTGCCTCAGGCACAGGAACATCATCCAGTAATGCTCTTGTGGTGATGAGTGCTGAGGGTCAAGCGAGAGCTGTAACCCAGGGCCAAACCTTCATGTTCATCGGCCAGGGCAACGGTCACGGATTGGGCTTGTCCCAATGGGGAGCCAAAGGCATGGCAGACGAAGGGTATGATTACCAGGCAATATTGAAACACTATTATCAAAATGCGACTATTGTTAAGGAATGA